The following coding sequences lie in one Jatrophihabitans sp. genomic window:
- a CDS encoding amino acid adenylation domain-containing protein, producing the protein MRYPVSFSQRRLWFLEQLTPGEPTFHMPYAMWLEGPLDVEALQRAMDAMVERHSVLRTSIVAVDGVPEQVVADSGTVLIERISLSDTDSEDERVRQARAIATERATRPFDLAHGPLMRAALIDTGADRRLFTLMLHHIISDGLSMQILIDELSAMYRAEVTGEPASLPRLVMEYGDYAVWQHDRLRGEELERQLQYWREQLRGAPAVLTLPSDRPRPARQSSRGAVAVRSLDPAITDRLAEVAVGCNATMFMAFLTGFTVVLSRYARQTDLVIGTPVGGRTHVELDPILGLFTNTVALRTSLAGDPSFLELLGRVRDNTVEAVSHQELPFEKLVDEFAPERSLAHAPLTQVLFGYQSLTPPTLNLPGVKAGFSWALLTGTAKLDLTLYADTSDGQGTTLALEYNTDLFDAPWADRFLGCLALVLEHAAATPQTPVTDLPMLSAEQARELVFERNRRSRPAADGPVPGSSVPGSSVPGSSVPGSSVPGSSVPAGADEPFDVRTLLQASASQVIDGAESVPMTEVCQRAARLARVLTERGVGLETPVGLCLERGVPMLSALLAVWWAGGAYVPLDPDFPRSRLAAMARGAGVRVVVTDEANRELAGSIVEGGSLGAGSGVEVLDVGDQAVAEAQPLVPAPVPPDALAYIIFTSGSTGQPKGIGIGHRAVANLLASFQRTLDLGPDDRFAAVTTLSFDIALLELLLPPVCGADLVIASAQEVREPDRLRSLIERRAVNAMQATPQTWRLLLAAGGVPAGLRLRLCGGEALPRDLAEQLRTPESVLWNAYGPTETTVWSAAGIVSEEPGPVEIGEPIEHTRLYLLDERLAPVPVGVLGEVFIGGRGVARGYHDRPRLTAQSFRPDPWSDEPGARMYRTGDLGRWREGGGLELIGRTDHQVKIRGFRIECGEIEAVLRSHRDVRQAAVVVAARGEEQVLVGYVVPRRGGAVAEAGADLLELLRPHLKASLPDYMVPDLIVALPALPLTPNAKVDRAALPAPEWGARPAAAERVEPRTPVEETLARIWGELLATPTAVGVTDNLFAIGGHSLTATRFVARVTDSYGVSLPVHEIFAHPTIGELAEIVSADPDFGQAGVAAELDDLSDEALDELLRAALAQRNRRRAAPGEPGS; encoded by the coding sequence ATGCGCTATCCGGTGTCGTTCTCCCAGCGGCGGCTGTGGTTCCTGGAGCAGCTCACCCCGGGCGAGCCGACGTTCCACATGCCCTATGCGATGTGGCTCGAGGGCCCGCTTGACGTCGAGGCGCTGCAGCGCGCGATGGACGCCATGGTCGAGCGGCACTCGGTGCTGCGGACCAGCATCGTGGCGGTCGACGGGGTGCCCGAGCAGGTCGTCGCCGACTCGGGCACGGTGTTGATCGAGCGGATCTCGCTGTCGGACACCGACTCCGAGGACGAGCGGGTCCGCCAAGCCCGCGCGATCGCCACCGAGCGAGCCACGCGGCCTTTCGACCTGGCCCACGGGCCGCTGATGCGGGCCGCCCTGATTGACACCGGGGCGGATCGCCGGCTGTTCACCCTGATGCTGCACCACATCATCAGCGACGGCCTGTCGATGCAGATCCTGATCGACGAGCTGTCGGCGATGTACCGGGCCGAGGTGACCGGGGAGCCGGCGTCGCTGCCCCGGCTGGTGATGGAGTACGGCGACTACGCCGTCTGGCAGCACGACCGGCTGCGCGGCGAGGAACTCGAACGCCAGCTGCAGTACTGGCGCGAGCAGCTGCGCGGAGCGCCCGCCGTCCTCACCCTGCCGAGCGACCGTCCTCGGCCGGCTCGTCAGTCCTCGCGCGGGGCGGTCGCCGTCCGCTCGCTCGACCCGGCGATCACCGACCGGCTGGCCGAGGTGGCGGTCGGCTGCAACGCCACCATGTTCATGGCGTTCCTGACCGGCTTCACGGTGGTGCTCTCGCGCTATGCCCGCCAGACCGACCTGGTGATCGGCACCCCGGTGGGCGGGCGCACCCATGTCGAGCTGGACCCGATCCTGGGCCTGTTCACCAACACCGTCGCGCTGCGTACCTCGCTCGCCGGTGACCCGAGCTTTCTCGAGCTGCTCGGCCGGGTCCGCGACAACACCGTCGAGGCCGTCTCGCATCAGGAACTGCCGTTCGAGAAGCTGGTGGACGAGTTCGCCCCCGAGCGCTCGCTGGCGCACGCGCCGCTGACGCAGGTGCTGTTCGGCTACCAGTCCCTCACCCCGCCGACGCTGAACCTGCCCGGCGTCAAGGCCGGCTTCAGCTGGGCGCTGCTCACCGGGACGGCGAAGCTCGACCTGACCCTGTACGCCGACACCTCCGACGGGCAGGGCACCACCCTGGCGCTGGAGTACAACACCGACCTCTTCGACGCGCCGTGGGCCGACAGGTTCCTGGGCTGCCTGGCGCTGGTGCTCGAACACGCCGCGGCCACTCCGCAGACGCCGGTCACCGACCTGCCGATGCTGTCTGCCGAGCAGGCCCGGGAGCTGGTGTTCGAACGCAACCGGCGCTCCCGTCCGGCGGCGGATGGCCCGGTGCCGGGCAGTTCCGTGCCGGGCAGTTCCGTGCCGGGCAGTTCTGTGCCGGGCAGTTCTGTGCCGGGCAGTTCCGTGCCGGCCGGCGCCGACGAGCCGTTCGACGTCCGGACGCTGCTGCAGGCCTCGGCGTCGCAGGTGATCGACGGCGCCGAGTCGGTGCCGATGACCGAGGTGTGCCAACGGGCCGCCCGGCTGGCCCGGGTGCTCACCGAGCGCGGCGTGGGCCTGGAGACGCCGGTCGGGCTGTGCCTGGAGCGCGGGGTTCCGATGCTGAGCGCGCTGCTCGCGGTGTGGTGGGCCGGCGGGGCGTACGTGCCGCTGGACCCTGACTTCCCGCGGTCGCGGCTGGCCGCGATGGCCCGGGGGGCCGGCGTGCGGGTCGTCGTCACCGACGAGGCCAATCGTGAGCTGGCGGGCTCCATCGTCGAGGGTGGCTCGCTTGGCGCGGGCAGCGGTGTCGAGGTGCTGGACGTCGGGGACCAGGCCGTCGCCGAGGCGCAGCCGCTTGTGCCGGCGCCGGTGCCTCCGGACGCGCTCGCCTACATCATCTTCACCTCCGGTTCCACCGGGCAGCCCAAGGGAATCGGCATCGGGCACCGGGCGGTGGCCAACCTGCTGGCCTCGTTCCAGCGCACGCTCGACCTGGGCCCGGACGACCGGTTCGCAGCGGTCACCACGCTGTCCTTCGACATCGCGCTGCTGGAGCTGCTGCTGCCGCCGGTCTGCGGCGCGGACCTGGTGATCGCCAGCGCGCAGGAGGTCCGCGAGCCTGACCGGCTGCGCTCGCTGATCGAGCGGCGGGCGGTCAACGCCATGCAGGCCACCCCGCAGACCTGGCGGCTGCTGCTGGCCGCCGGCGGGGTGCCGGCCGGGTTGCGGCTGCGGCTGTGCGGCGGCGAGGCGCTGCCGCGCGATCTCGCCGAGCAGCTCAGAACGCCCGAGTCGGTGCTGTGGAACGCCTACGGCCCGACCGAGACGACGGTGTGGTCAGCCGCCGGGATAGTTTCCGAGGAGCCTGGCCCGGTCGAGATCGGCGAGCCGATCGAGCACACCCGGCTGTACCTGCTGGACGAGCGGCTGGCGCCGGTGCCGGTCGGGGTGCTGGGCGAGGTGTTCATCGGCGGGCGCGGGGTGGCTCGCGGCTACCACGACCGGCCGCGGCTGACGGCGCAGTCGTTCCGGCCGGACCCGTGGAGCGACGAGCCCGGCGCCCGGATGTATCGCACCGGCGACCTGGGCAGGTGGCGCGAGGGCGGCGGTCTGGAGCTGATCGGCCGCACCGATCACCAAGTGAAAATCAGGGGATTCCGGATCGAGTGCGGTGAGATCGAGGCCGTGCTGCGCTCGCACCGCGACGTGCGCCAGGCGGCGGTGGTGGTGGCTGCTCGGGGCGAGGAGCAGGTGCTGGTGGGCTATGTGGTGCCGCGCCGTGGCGGTGCTGTCGCTGAGGCGGGCGCTGACCTGCTGGAGTTGCTGCGCCCGCACCTGAAGGCCTCGCTGCCCGACTACATGGTGCCGGATCTGATCGTGGCGTTGCCGGCGCTGCCGCTGACCCCGAACGCGAAAGTCGACCGGGCGGCGCTGCCCGCGCCGGAGTGGGGCGCCCGTCCGGCGGCGGCTGAGCGGGTCGAGCCGCGGACCCCGGTCGAGGAGACGCTGGCCCGGATCTGGGGCGAGTTGCTGGCCACCCCGACGGCGGTGGGCGTGACCGACAACCTGTTCGCCATCGGTGGGCATTCGCTGACGGCCACCAGGTTCGTCGCCCGGGTGACTGACAGCTACGGGGTGAGCCTGCCGGTGCACGAGATCTTCGCTCATCCGACGATCGGCGAGCTGGCCGAGATCGTGTCGGCCGATCCTGACTTCGGCCAGGCGGGGGTAGCCGCGGAGCTGGACGATCTCAGCGACGAGGCCCTGGATGAGCTGCTGCGGGCGGCGCTGGCCCAGCGCAACCGCCGCCGCGCCGCCCCCGGCGAACCGGGCTCCTGA